A region of Candidatus Poribacteria bacterium DNA encodes the following proteins:
- a CDS encoding AAA domain-containing protein, whose translation MSLPIPVTNGSSRRIIGESAPMQAVLRQVAQVSPTKATVLITGETGVGKDVIAEAIHERSPRKNRSFKAVNCGAFYQDLLQSELFGHERGSFTGATSQRRGVFEQANGGTLFLDEVGEMSPEVQVKFLRVLETQEFTRLGGEKNIKVDVRIIAATNIDLVTSVRQKKFRQDLYYRLNLFRIQIPPLRARREDIPLFVSAFVSELSAEHGKPITGITQQALNYLQNADWFGNVRELRNAIETAIILSTTEELQLNDFPSDSESEQVALLPVPASGTQLVPTQVIDTPNEESELLNVPGSSLQVVDTAGSAIATENIAIYKTILGLILSAIRLLEPTAATSDEMPFLIPDEDTSWMQISETDDAADVLKKALEILSAIAKVLEHRAQNGVLPIEAPVEQRGGSQVPGEYLPVLDDEGVIGRVGMTMAEIERVAIQKTLAEVDGNKTEAAKILDIGVRTLHRKLDAYKQETDNSDDNLSHT comes from the coding sequence ATGAGTCTTCCAATACCTGTTACCAATGGCAGTTCACGCCGCATTATCGGCGAATCCGCACCGATGCAGGCGGTTTTGCGCCAAGTCGCGCAGGTCTCGCCGACGAAAGCGACTGTCCTGATCACGGGTGAAACGGGTGTTGGCAAAGATGTCATCGCAGAGGCGATCCACGAAAGGAGTCCCCGTAAAAACCGATCCTTCAAAGCCGTCAACTGCGGCGCGTTTTACCAAGACCTCCTTCAAAGTGAACTCTTCGGTCACGAGAGAGGATCTTTTACGGGAGCAACCAGCCAACGTCGCGGTGTGTTTGAACAAGCCAACGGCGGCACGCTGTTTTTGGATGAGGTCGGCGAAATGTCGCCTGAAGTGCAGGTGAAATTCCTGCGGGTCCTTGAGACACAGGAATTCACACGGCTCGGTGGCGAAAAAAATATTAAAGTGGATGTCCGAATTATCGCCGCCACGAATATTGACCTTGTGACATCGGTGAGACAAAAGAAATTTAGACAAGACCTCTACTACCGATTGAACCTCTTTCGTATACAGATTCCACCCCTGCGCGCTCGGCGCGAAGATATCCCGCTTTTCGTCTCCGCGTTCGTCTCTGAATTGAGCGCGGAACACGGTAAACCCATTACCGGCATAACCCAACAGGCACTCAATTATCTCCAAAATGCTGACTGGTTCGGCAATGTTCGTGAACTGAGGAATGCCATAGAAACCGCTATTATTCTGTCCACTACCGAGGAGTTACAATTGAACGATTTCCCATCGGACTCGGAATCTGAGCAGGTTGCTTTACTGCCTGTGCCAGCCTCGGGCACGCAACTCGTACCTACACAGGTGATTGACACGCCCAATGAAGAATCTGAACTTCTGAATGTGCCGGGGAGTTCCTTACAGGTTGTTGATACTGCTGGTAGTGCGATCGCAACGGAAAACATAGCGATTTACAAGACGATCCTTGGACTTATTCTCTCTGCAATCCGTCTGCTTGAGCCAACTGCTGCCACGAGCGATGAGATGCCGTTCCTAATACCGGATGAAGATACCAGCTGGATGCAAATTAGCGAAACCGACGACGCTGCGGACGTTCTCAAAAAAGCGTTGGAAATCCTTTCAGCGATAGCCAAAGTGCTTGAGCATCGGGCGCAAAACGGAGTTTTGCCGATAGAGGCACCTGTGGAACAACGCGGTGGTTCGCAGGTACCAGGTGAGTATCTACCCGTGCTTGATGATGAAGGGGTTATCGGCAGGGTCGGTATGACAATGGCGGAAATTGAGCGAGTCGCTATCCAAAAGACGCTTGCGGAAGTCGACGGTAACAAAACAGAGGCGGCGAAGATTCTTGATATCGGGGTCCGAACGCTACATCGGAAATTGGACGCTTACAAACAAGAAACCGACAATTCAGACGATAACCTCAGTCATACGTAG
- the secD gene encoding protein translocase subunit SecD, with protein sequence MYRFSIWKIVLIFGVFLFSVLYLIPTPDNFYNPLYGNLPLWMQEKLPPFEVTEDNALKVNLADVEYPEGINFQDATFELQDIFRVHLRKLELEETRDYEFDTTEAREFYVRLISEQARQNPQATLDNLHLYGSLPTVLRRLIPDNRLKLGLDLKGGVHLVLEVDLEASKAELLREHTHSIPERLRTDDILCREVKQIEGQDTLNVFVGIPSRLRSDADGKTEYLEKAQRFLNEVEFFEEARVGTETETQTTYQLTLSERGIQRYSEQAIEQVLIVLRNRVDAFGVSEPSIRREANHPRIIVELPGAKDSSKPLQIVKTMGRLEFKLVKKSPTGGSLWSGTSDTPIPDNIPDDSEVRYHYETGNWYVLESPVLLSGDRINDAGPSTGRTSFDIVVSMSFDSVGRRKFAQVTGDHIGEHLAILLDGRVQSAPVIQDQIIGNAIIQGNFTYEEASYLSNILKAGAFPVGVQIAEERTVGPTLGQESINDGVLAALIGLGGVLIFMVIYYRLSGIVAITALVFNMLIILGALAGFGAALTLPGIAGLVLTIGMSVDANVLIFERIREELRTGKTVWSAITNGYQRAFITILDANLTTFFTALVLYHFGTGPIKGFAVTLGIGILASMFTAIIVTREIYGLTIGNRDVQKLSI encoded by the coding sequence ATGTACAGATTCAGTATCTGGAAAATAGTTTTAATCTTCGGGGTCTTTCTGTTTTCCGTACTATACCTCATTCCTACCCCGGATAACTTCTACAATCCCTTGTACGGAAACCTACCGCTCTGGATGCAGGAAAAACTTCCACCTTTTGAAGTCACTGAAGACAACGCTTTGAAGGTAAATCTCGCGGATGTCGAGTATCCTGAAGGCATCAATTTCCAGGACGCAACCTTTGAACTTCAAGATATCTTTCGAGTCCACTTAAGGAAACTTGAACTTGAAGAGACGCGTGATTATGAATTTGATACCACTGAAGCACGCGAATTTTATGTGCGGCTCATCTCGGAGCAGGCACGGCAAAACCCACAGGCAACCCTTGACAATTTGCACCTATACGGCAGTCTCCCAACCGTCCTGCGGCGACTCATACCCGATAACCGATTGAAGTTAGGGTTGGATCTCAAGGGAGGGGTCCACCTCGTCCTTGAAGTAGATTTGGAGGCCTCCAAAGCAGAACTACTCCGAGAACACACCCACTCGATTCCCGAACGACTTCGCACAGACGATATTTTGTGCCGAGAGGTTAAACAGATAGAAGGACAAGACACACTAAACGTGTTCGTCGGAATCCCTTCGAGGCTCCGGTCGGATGCTGATGGAAAAACAGAATACTTGGAGAAAGCCCAACGTTTTCTCAACGAAGTCGAATTTTTTGAAGAGGCACGGGTCGGAACGGAAACGGAGACGCAGACCACGTATCAGTTAACGCTCAGCGAACGAGGCATTCAGAGGTATAGCGAGCAGGCGATCGAGCAGGTGCTTATTGTCTTACGAAACCGCGTTGATGCCTTCGGGGTTTCTGAACCCTCTATCCGACGAGAGGCGAATCACCCGAGAATCATCGTTGAACTCCCCGGTGCCAAAGACTCCTCGAAGCCATTACAAATCGTTAAGACCATGGGCAGGCTCGAATTTAAGCTTGTTAAGAAATCACCGACGGGTGGCAGTTTGTGGAGCGGAACTTCGGATACACCGATACCCGATAATATCCCCGATGATAGTGAAGTCCGCTATCACTACGAGACCGGCAACTGGTACGTGCTTGAAAGCCCTGTTCTCCTGAGTGGTGACCGCATCAACGATGCTGGACCCTCTACAGGCAGAACCAGTTTTGACATTGTCGTATCAATGAGTTTTGATAGTGTCGGCAGACGTAAATTCGCGCAGGTCACAGGGGACCATATTGGAGAGCATTTGGCGATTCTGCTTGATGGTAGAGTGCAATCTGCACCTGTCATCCAGGATCAGATTATTGGAAACGCTATTATTCAAGGAAATTTCACCTATGAGGAGGCGAGTTACCTTTCCAATATCCTGAAAGCCGGAGCGTTTCCGGTGGGTGTTCAGATCGCTGAGGAACGCACTGTCGGTCCCACGCTTGGGCAGGAATCCATCAACGACGGTGTGCTTGCTGCACTCATCGGCTTGGGCGGGGTTCTCATTTTCATGGTGATTTACTACCGTTTATCTGGAATTGTTGCTATTACTGCGCTGGTCTTTAATATGCTCATCATCCTTGGGGCATTGGCGGGCTTCGGTGCGGCCTTAACCCTCCCGGGTATTGCTGGGCTTGTTCTGACGATCGGTATGTCTGTTGATGCAAATGTGCTAATCTTCGAGCGAATTCGAGAAGAATTGCGAACCGGCAAAACCGTCTGGTCGGCTATCACAAACGGCTATCAACGGGCATTTATAACAATTTTAGATGCCAATCTTACGACCTTCTTTACCGCCCTGGTCCTCTATCATTTCGGGACGGGTCCGATTAAAGGGTTTGCGGTAACGCTCGGTATCGGTATTCTCGCGAGTATGTTCACGGCGATTATTGTTACACGTGAGATATACGGTTTGACTATTGGAAATAGAGACGTGCAGAAACTCAGCATTTAA
- the secF gene encoding protein translocase subunit SecF has product MELLKNTNFDFISKHRTGFVFSAVIIAIGLIFLVIHQGPNFGIDFRGGVKIQAKFNRAVTETELQAKLTEIGYERATIQIDASKNEAFVSMGHRPEFQGQGTSVGRILTDALLEGGDGWHALAGGVNISEVGPSVGRDLKLAALWSVLGAIAILLIYISWRFEFRFAIGAIAALVHDVLITLGVFAVLSKEINLPTVAAFLTIIGYSLNDTIVVFDRIRENTQTLRGTDYIAVLNRSINQSLSRTVITSLTTLFVVLVIFLITGSGEEINTFALALIVGILVGTYSSVFIASPILYLWNRGRPQEAS; this is encoded by the coding sequence ATGGAATTACTTAAAAATACAAACTTTGATTTTATCAGCAAACATCGAACGGGATTTGTCTTCTCAGCGGTAATCATTGCTATCGGTTTGATTTTCCTCGTGATTCATCAAGGACCCAATTTCGGAATTGATTTCCGGGGGGGCGTTAAGATCCAAGCCAAATTCAACAGGGCAGTCACTGAAACCGAGTTGCAAGCCAAACTCACTGAAATCGGCTATGAACGTGCCACAATTCAGATAGATGCGAGCAAAAATGAAGCATTCGTTTCTATGGGACATCGTCCTGAATTTCAGGGACAAGGCACAAGTGTCGGCAGAATTCTCACAGATGCCCTACTTGAGGGTGGAGATGGTTGGCATGCACTTGCTGGCGGAGTTAATATCTCTGAAGTTGGACCGAGTGTCGGACGCGACCTTAAATTGGCGGCACTCTGGTCAGTGCTTGGCGCGATTGCGATTTTGTTAATATATATCTCTTGGCGATTTGAGTTCCGTTTTGCCATCGGTGCAATCGCCGCGCTTGTCCACGATGTCCTTATTACCTTGGGTGTCTTTGCCGTCCTTTCAAAAGAAATTAATCTACCAACTGTTGCCGCATTCCTCACGATTATTGGCTATTCGCTCAACGATACAATCGTGGTATTTGACCGAATTCGGGAAAATACACAAACCTTACGTGGTACTGACTACATTGCGGTTTTGAACAGAAGCATCAATCAGTCGCTGAGTCGAACGGTTATTACGTCTTTGACCACGTTGTTTGTTGTTCTGGTTATCTTCCTCATCACGGGTTCGGGCGAGGAGATTAACACGTTCGCCTTGGCACTCATCGTCGGTATACTGGTAGGGACCTACTCTTCAGTCTTCATCGCAAGTCCAATCCTGTATCTCTGGAATCGCGGACGCCCGCAAGAGGCTTCATGA